In a genomic window of Candidatus Omnitrophota bacterium:
- the hflK gene encoding FtsH protease activity modulator HflK encodes MDFQIPDTPEELFRQGKKYIPKVNKGLSSVVVMVIAVGALILSSFYSVGPDEVGVIRRFGKYIKTTQPGLHWKVPFNIEKLNKVKVKRIYKEEFGFKTVRSGVKTQYSSKAYIEESLMLTGDLNVVDVNWIVQFKLEDPVKALFNIRDVDVTVRDISESVMRQVIGDSSVEEVLTTRRIEINQEVQGKMQEILNSYNIGIQIVTVKLQDVNPPDAVKASFNEVNEAKQEKEKIVNQSWEAYNKVIPKARGEAEKTIREAEGYSLKRINQAKGDATKFIATWNAYKEAKDVTLKRMYLETLSDVLPKAGKIYVMGPEGNTILPLLNLTQEGQK; translated from the coding sequence ATGGATTTTCAAATACCTGATACACCAGAAGAATTGTTTCGTCAAGGGAAGAAATATATCCCTAAGGTTAACAAGGGGCTGTCATCTGTTGTGGTGATGGTGATTGCTGTCGGCGCTTTGATTTTATCAAGCTTTTATTCCGTTGGTCCTGATGAAGTTGGAGTTATTCGTCGTTTTGGAAAATATATTAAGACAACTCAGCCGGGTTTGCACTGGAAGGTTCCTTTTAATATTGAGAAATTAAATAAAGTTAAGGTAAAGAGAATTTATAAGGAAGAATTTGGTTTTAAAACTGTTCGATCAGGTGTTAAAACCCAGTATTCCTCTAAGGCATATATTGAAGAATCGCTTATGTTGACGGGTGATTTGAATGTTGTAGACGTTAATTGGATCGTACAGTTTAAGCTTGAAGACCCGGTTAAGGCGTTATTTAATATTCGAGACGTAGACGTGACAGTCCGCGATATTTCAGAATCTGTTATGCGTCAGGTCATAGGAGATAGTTCTGTTGAGGAAGTCTTAACAACACGTCGTATTGAAATTAATCAAGAAGTGCAAGGTAAGATGCAAGAAATTCTGAATAGTTATAATATTGGTATTCAGATTGTAACTGTTAAGCTTCAAGATGTGAACCCCCCTGATGCGGTCAAGGCTTCCTTTAATGAGGTTAATGAAGCTAAGCAGGAAAAGGAGAAGATCGTTAATCAATCTTGGGAGGCGTATAACAAGGTTATTCCCAAGGCTCGAGGAGAAGCAGAAAAAACGATACGAGAAGCGGAAGGTTATTCTTTAAAGCGGATTAATCAGGCTAAAGGAGATGCTACAAAATTTATTGCTACCTGGAATGCATATAAAGAAGCGAAGGATGTAACTCTAAAACGAATGTATCTTGAAACACTTTCTGATGTATTGCCTAAAGCAGGGAAAATTTATGTTATGGGACCAGAGGGAAATACGATTTTACCATTGCTTAATTTAACGCAAGAAGGTCAAAAATAA
- the hflC gene encoding protease modulator HflC produces MMKIGSLLLGFAVIIAILFVSGVAYTVDETQQVVVTQFGEPIGQPIVEAGLYFKLPFIQNANYFDKRMLQWDGDPNEIPTLDKRYIWVDTIARWRIVDALKFMQSVGTEMGAYARLDDVVDAATRDAISNLKLIETVRDSNRLHEQSVSAKTTDNIGAGDTNIERISVGRRALTRNILEHASLITPQYGIELIDLRIKRINYVEEVRRKVFDRMISERKRAAEQYRSEGQGSKAEIEGQTVKGLQEIQSEAYRKAQEIKGEADAEAIKIYANAYNKDPEFYSFIRTLETYRDTIGSDTTLILDTDSDYYKYLRSIQGNK; encoded by the coding sequence ATGATGAAGATTGGAAGTCTATTGCTTGGTTTTGCTGTGATTATTGCGATTCTTTTTGTTAGCGGGGTTGCTTACACTGTTGATGAAACTCAGCAAGTTGTTGTCACGCAATTTGGTGAGCCGATCGGCCAACCGATTGTAGAGGCAGGTTTGTATTTTAAATTACCTTTTATTCAGAATGCTAATTATTTTGATAAAAGGATGTTGCAGTGGGATGGTGATCCAAATGAGATTCCTACCCTTGATAAAAGATATATTTGGGTTGATACAATCGCGCGCTGGCGAATAGTGGATGCGCTCAAGTTTATGCAATCGGTTGGAACAGAAATGGGAGCGTATGCTCGATTGGACGATGTTGTAGACGCCGCGACTCGAGACGCTATTTCTAATTTAAAATTAATTGAGACAGTGCGTGATTCTAACCGTTTGCATGAGCAATCGGTTAGTGCTAAAACGACAGATAATATAGGCGCAGGAGATACTAATATAGAGCGTATCAGCGTTGGACGCAGAGCGCTGACTCGAAATATTTTAGAACATGCTTCTCTGATTACACCTCAATATGGCATTGAGCTTATTGATTTAAGAATTAAACGGATTAATTATGTTGAGGAAGTTCGTAGAAAAGTTTTTGATCGAATGATATCAGAACGTAAGCGTGCCGCAGAGCAATATCGTTCTGAAGGTCAGGGGAGTAAGGCTGAGATAGAAGGACAAACGGTTAAAGGGCTTCAAGAGATCCAATCTGAAGCTTATCGCAAAGCTCAAGAAATTAAAGGTGAGGCTGACGCTGAAGCGATCAAGATTTATGCTAATGCGTACAACAAAGATCCGGAGTTTTATTCCTTCATCAGGACGCTAGAAACATACCGAGATACTATTGGTTCGGACACAACGCTTATTTTGGATACGGACAGTGATTATTATAAATACTTAAGAAGTATCCAGGGTAATAAGTAA
- a CDS encoding DEAD/DEAH box helicase translates to MKDKMTNTNDVLKDSTYSPLSFYGLGIAPKTIETIGRLGFKEATPIQHKAIPIALEGKDFIGIAQTGTGKTMAFVIPIVQNLVQNNFLALILVPTRELALQVEQSVSKIARPFGMKSVVLIGGAPINSQIKALSQQPRILIATPGRLIDLMQQRKIQLNRVSILVLDEADRMLDMGFAPQIEKILKVVSSQRQTMLFSATMPSTIVRIATSYMRSPVQVQIAPPGTSAEDVSHELFIIRQEKKPEILEKILRKYRGSVLLFCRTKHGTKRIARVIRGLGHRAAEIHSDRSLAQRKEALEGFRNGQYRILAATDIAARGIDVVGIELVINYDLPDDTENYIHRIGRTGRAGKAGHAISFARPDQRTDVQNIERLLKEALPVSSHPDSPTEQFDKPKTVFSSYKVNGRRRTTNSYRGRR, encoded by the coding sequence ATGAAAGATAAAATGACGAATACAAATGATGTTTTAAAAGATTCCACATATTCTCCGCTTAGTTTTTACGGGCTGGGCATTGCTCCGAAAACTATCGAAACGATTGGTCGGTTAGGATTTAAAGAGGCAACGCCGATACAGCATAAAGCCATTCCGATTGCCTTAGAGGGTAAAGATTTTATTGGTATCGCGCAGACCGGAACAGGCAAGACCATGGCTTTTGTTATTCCCATTGTCCAAAATCTTGTTCAAAATAATTTTTTGGCGTTAATATTAGTTCCAACTCGGGAGCTAGCATTACAGGTAGAACAAAGCGTTTCTAAAATTGCTCGTCCGTTTGGCATGAAATCTGTGGTTTTGATCGGTGGTGCTCCAATCAATAGTCAGATCAAGGCATTGAGCCAGCAGCCAAGAATTCTTATTGCGACTCCCGGGCGGCTTATTGATTTGATGCAACAGCGAAAGATTCAGCTAAACAGAGTAAGTATCTTGGTTCTGGATGAGGCTGATCGCATGTTGGACATGGGATTTGCTCCACAAATTGAAAAAATATTAAAAGTTGTTTCTTCGCAGCGACAGACTATGCTTTTTTCAGCGACGATGCCTTCAACCATTGTTCGCATAGCGACGTCTTATATGCGATCTCCAGTGCAGGTGCAGATTGCTCCTCCGGGAACTTCTGCTGAGGACGTATCCCATGAATTGTTTATTATTCGTCAAGAAAAAAAACCTGAGATTTTAGAAAAAATACTGCGAAAATATCGTGGATCAGTTTTACTCTTTTGTCGGACAAAGCATGGGACCAAAAGAATCGCCCGTGTTATTCGCGGTTTGGGACATCGGGCCGCGGAGATTCATTCCGATCGTTCGTTAGCTCAACGCAAAGAAGCTCTAGAGGGATTTCGTAACGGCCAATATCGTATTCTAGCGGCAACAGATATCGCGGCTCGAGGAATTGATGTTGTGGGAATTGAGTTAGTTATCAATTATGATTTACCTGACGATACAGAGAATTATATCCATAGAATTGGGCGTACGGGTCGGGCGGGAAAGGCTGGTCATGCGATTTCTTTTGCTAGGCCTGATCAGCGAACAGATGTTCAAAATATTGAGCGTCTATTAAAAGAGGCTCTTCCGGTTTCGTCGCATCCTGACAGCCCTACGGAGCAGTTTGACAAGCCAAAAACTGTTTTTAGTTCTTATAAAGTGAATGGGCGCAGGCGAACAACTAATTCTTATCGAGGAAGACGTTAA
- a CDS encoding DEAD/DEAH box helicase: MKSFEELGLSIDTLKTIKAKGFEEPSPIQEKTIPIILSGSEDIVGQAQTGTGKTAAFGLPLVELLKEKSKHVQALVLTPTRELAIQVAEEIHSLRGKKNLSIVPIYGGQAIQLQLRSLQKGIDIVVGTPGRILDHLKRKSLNLTSITHLVLDEADEMLNMGFLEDVQKIMDYTAKEKRTMLFSATMPAAVLKIAKKYMNDYVVLKVSKEELTSDLTEQIYFEVSEQNKFEALCRIIDIEENFFGLIFCRTKVDVGRVSNRLIERGYQADALHGDISQTLREKTLNKFKKRKINILIATDVAARGIDVQNISHVINYALPQDPEAYVHRIGRTGRAGKTGHAITFVTPSEYRKLQFIQRTAKTDIRREKLPDVKDIIKMKKQRIHSRLEEIAQTGPKEEYLQLAKDLLTKNESEHLLAALLQHTFQGDLDEKSYTKIIDSPLDKSGKTRLFVGFGTNSGLTRKKLIDVIKKHCDITEDKIHDVQIRDKFAFVSLPFCQAEQILEYFQNNKNQSGIYVTKAKKDRGQRENPKQKWNSKQGNLRQGKQEKRRHFKK; this comes from the coding sequence ATGAAATCATTTGAAGAACTTGGTCTATCTATAGACACATTAAAAACAATTAAAGCAAAAGGATTTGAAGAACCTTCTCCTATCCAGGAAAAAACAATTCCGATCATTCTATCAGGAAGTGAAGATATTGTTGGACAGGCGCAAACAGGCACAGGAAAAACCGCCGCATTTGGCCTTCCGTTAGTCGAACTCTTAAAAGAAAAATCAAAACATGTTCAAGCCTTGGTTCTGACTCCCACTAGAGAGCTCGCCATCCAAGTCGCTGAAGAAATCCATTCCTTGAGAGGCAAAAAAAACTTAAGCATCGTTCCGATTTATGGTGGACAAGCGATTCAATTACAATTGCGCAGCCTCCAAAAAGGTATCGACATTGTAGTCGGAACGCCAGGACGTATCTTAGACCATTTAAAACGCAAATCATTAAATCTTACATCCATTACTCATCTTGTTTTAGATGAAGCCGATGAAATGCTAAATATGGGATTCTTAGAAGACGTGCAGAAAATTATGGATTATACAGCAAAAGAAAAACGCACAATGCTATTTTCAGCAACAATGCCGGCGGCAGTTCTAAAGATTGCAAAAAAATACATGAACGATTATGTTGTTTTAAAAGTGTCCAAAGAAGAACTAACGTCGGACCTTACGGAGCAAATTTATTTTGAAGTCAGCGAACAAAATAAATTTGAAGCTTTGTGCCGAATCATTGATATCGAAGAAAACTTTTTTGGATTAATTTTCTGTCGTACCAAAGTTGATGTGGGCCGCGTGTCTAATCGGCTAATAGAACGTGGCTATCAGGCAGATGCCCTACATGGAGACATTAGCCAAACCTTGAGAGAGAAAACTCTGAACAAATTCAAAAAACGTAAAATTAACATTCTTATTGCAACAGACGTAGCGGCCCGAGGAATTGACGTGCAAAACATTTCGCATGTCATCAACTATGCTCTGCCACAAGACCCAGAAGCTTACGTACATCGCATTGGGCGAACAGGGCGAGCAGGAAAAACAGGTCATGCGATTACCTTTGTCACACCAAGCGAATATCGTAAATTACAATTTATTCAGCGAACAGCCAAAACAGATATCCGCCGAGAAAAACTACCAGACGTTAAAGATATTATTAAAATGAAAAAGCAGCGTATTCACTCTCGCCTTGAAGAAATTGCTCAAACAGGCCCTAAAGAAGAGTACTTACAGCTTGCAAAAGACTTGCTCACTAAAAATGAATCCGAACATTTGCTAGCAGCTCTTTTGCAGCATACCTTTCAGGGAGATCTTGACGAAAAAAGTTATACCAAAATTATTGATTCCCCGCTAGATAAAAGTGGAAAAACACGTTTATTTGTTGGTTTCGGGACAAACAGCGGACTAACCCGCAAAAAATTAATTGATGTTATCAAAAAACATTGCGATATTACAGAAGATAAAATTCATGACGTGCAAATTCGTGACAAATTTGCATTCGTCAGTCTTCCGTTTTGCCAGGCCGAACAAATTCTTGAATATTTCCAAAACAATAAAAATCAATCAGGAATCTATGTTACCAAAGCAAAGAAAGATCGAGGACAAAGAGAAAATCCAAAACAAAAATGGAATTCAAAACAAGGAAATTTAAGACAAGGAAAACAAGAAAAACGACGTCATTTTAAGAAATAA
- a CDS encoding tetratricopeptide repeat protein: MNIYHLGQTRKSMLIIEYKLESNQELCSYELKSGIEYFLQLLDMVGPIGSTYGNLGFCYYYLGDQEKAIKMYDKAIELDSERYTYWMDLGIISFNSKLYDKAISCFEKAFELIPGVPFYYLTMAEDFSLPEWQSYILNSMPEAVIQSEKDAQLVCLRMAQSYYYLGQMDKAREAVTKGIMIASSKRGNLDYLENFKYFAQYEGKKGLLDKDLTVLLHFDYTLNRVEVVMRALTKASGYSSVK; encoded by the coding sequence ATGAACATATATCATTTGGGCCAAACAAGAAAATCAATGTTAATCATTGAATACAAGCTTGAGAGCAATCAAGAGCTTTGTTCTTACGAGCTGAAGTCTGGAATTGAGTATTTTCTTCAGCTATTAGATATGGTAGGGCCGATCGGAAGCACATATGGAAATCTAGGATTTTGCTATTATTACCTTGGAGATCAAGAAAAAGCGATAAAAATGTATGATAAGGCAATCGAGCTTGATTCTGAGCGATATACTTATTGGATGGATTTAGGAATAATATCTTTTAATTCCAAGCTATACGATAAAGCTATTTCTTGTTTTGAGAAAGCTTTTGAGCTTATTCCAGGAGTGCCCTTTTATTATTTAACAATGGCGGAGGATTTTTCTTTGCCGGAATGGCAAAGCTATATATTAAATTCTATGCCAGAGGCAGTTATTCAGTCTGAAAAAGATGCTCAACTTGTTTGTTTGAGAATGGCTCAAAGTTACTACTATTTGGGGCAAATGGATAAAGCAAGAGAAGCTGTTACTAAGGGAATAATGATTGCTTCGAGTAAAAGAGGAAATTTAGATTATTTAGAGAATTTTAAGTATTTTGCTCAGTACGAAGGAAAAAAAGGTTTATTAGATAAGGACTTAACTGTGTTGTTGCATTTTGATTATACTTTAAATCGTGTTGAAGTTGTCATGAGAGCTTTAACAAAGGCTTCTGGTTATTCTTCTGTAAAATAA
- a CDS encoding radical SAM protein translates to MQVKDHSYNSFSEVNIPEETDYIGIYLTNRCFLSCSYCIINIFNPYINTKVHPEMETSDWIRSLNRLRLPEGVPLTLQGGEPFLSKGIWEILENVQQKMDILTALPPSVTPAAFKALKTLQWNKRDAPYPTIRVSFHQGQNDYKDLIDRIKELQEILSIGLFHIEHPQYPELTEEIRKYAKKQGIEFRTKIFLGTWEGKTYGCYKYEDACVGHQVGKKVQCRNTVLPVGPNGTVYRCHSDLYANRKNLAIGCLTDPHLKIKHAYRSCVNYGLCSPCDIKIKTNHLQQDGYCSVDIKF, encoded by the coding sequence ATGCAAGTAAAAGACCATTCTTATAATAGTTTTTCAGAAGTTAACATTCCAGAAGAAACAGATTATATTGGTATCTATTTAACCAATCGGTGTTTTCTTTCTTGTTCCTATTGTATTATCAATATTTTTAATCCATATATCAACACAAAAGTTCATCCAGAGATGGAGACATCTGATTGGATTCGATCGTTAAATCGATTAAGATTGCCTGAAGGTGTTCCCTTGACTTTGCAGGGAGGGGAGCCATTTTTATCTAAAGGGATATGGGAAATTTTAGAGAATGTTCAGCAAAAAATGGATATTTTAACGGCGTTGCCACCAAGCGTTACGCCAGCTGCTTTCAAAGCGCTTAAAACACTTCAGTGGAATAAGCGCGATGCGCCATATCCAACAATTCGCGTTAGTTTTCATCAAGGACAAAATGATTATAAGGATTTAATTGACCGTATTAAAGAATTGCAGGAGATTTTAAGCATAGGATTGTTTCATATTGAACATCCTCAGTATCCTGAGTTAACAGAAGAAATTCGCAAATATGCAAAGAAACAAGGCATAGAATTTCGAACAAAAATTTTTTTAGGAACTTGGGAAGGTAAAACTTATGGATGCTATAAATACGAAGATGCCTGCGTTGGTCATCAGGTTGGTAAAAAAGTACAGTGTCGAAATACAGTTTTGCCTGTTGGTCCAAACGGGACAGTTTATCGATGTCATTCTGATTTATATGCAAACAGAAAAAATCTTGCCATTGGTTGCTTGACTGATCCCCATCTAAAAATAAAGCATGCTTATAGATCGTGTGTCAACTATGGGCTTTGTAGTCCATGTGACATAAAAATTAAAACAAACCATTTGCAGCAAGATGGCTACTGTTCTGTGGATATTAAATTCTAA
- a CDS encoding glycosyltransferase family 9 protein, which produces MKKKRRVLIIKTGFSEFLDRGVSTTVSLGDVLFCTSVLHLYKDDDVTWVVSDQAKGLLENNPYINKLLVFDPFVLKSVLNKKYDVFINLEKDIGICAFLKDIQSKEKYGFYFDEKVYDIATYKDATRLLLSGQENHKNIINNTAEILYQVVGAKWDGQGLVLFPEKRKEPVYDVGLNYSVGVKWPTKSWSMGHWKMLEKLLKKDFSVSWQKGHKNIKSYIQWIDSCKVIVTSDSLGQMIGQALGKKVVTLFGPTNHQRMMGVPGIHVLPSRLKCRYRPCYMPFCRNKRFCMDVILPKNVEVICRRLLKK; this is translated from the coding sequence ATGAAAAAGAAGAGACGTGTTTTAATTATTAAGACAGGATTTTCAGAATTTCTTGATCGAGGAGTTTCGACTACGGTTAGCCTTGGAGATGTTTTATTTTGCACTTCCGTTCTGCATCTTTATAAAGATGATGATGTTACATGGGTTGTTTCAGATCAAGCCAAAGGTCTTTTGGAGAACAATCCTTACATCAATAAGCTTTTGGTTTTCGATCCTTTTGTTCTCAAGAGTGTTTTAAACAAAAAATATGATGTTTTTATTAATTTAGAAAAAGATATTGGGATTTGTGCATTCTTAAAAGATATTCAGTCAAAAGAGAAATATGGATTTTATTTTGACGAGAAAGTATACGACATTGCGACATATAAAGATGCCACACGACTTCTTTTGTCTGGCCAAGAAAATCATAAAAACATTATTAATAATACAGCTGAAATTCTTTATCAAGTTGTTGGTGCAAAATGGGATGGGCAGGGACTTGTTTTATTTCCAGAGAAGAGAAAAGAGCCAGTTTATGATGTTGGGCTTAACTATTCTGTTGGGGTTAAGTGGCCAACCAAGTCTTGGTCAATGGGTCATTGGAAGATGTTGGAAAAGTTGTTAAAGAAGGATTTCTCTGTTAGTTGGCAAAAAGGTCATAAGAATATTAAATCTTATATTCAGTGGATTGATAGCTGTAAGGTAATCGTGACATCCGATTCTTTGGGGCAGATGATTGGACAGGCTTTAGGGAAGAAAGTGGTTACGCTCTTTGGGCCAACGAATCATCAGCGTATGATGGGAGTTCCGGGTATTCATGTGTTGCCTTCAAGGCTAAAGTGTCGTTATCGCCCATGTTATATGCCGTTTTGCAGAAATAAGCGATTTTGCATGGATGTTATTTTACCAAAAAATGTTGAGGTCATATGTCGAAGATTGCTAAAGAAATAA
- a CDS encoding SDR family oxidoreductase, giving the protein MAKEIRNVLVTGGAGYVGAVLVPKLLSAGYHVKVLDLYMYGEDVLSAVKGHPNLIEIKGDIRDTLLLEKEMPQTDAIIHLACISNDPSYELNPDLSKTINYDAFLPLVDISKRNNVKRFIFASSSSVYGVKEDPNVTEELSLDPLTDYSKYKALCEDYLLKQQSENFTTLILRPATVCGYSPRLRLDLTVNILTTHAICNNKIIVFGGDQKRPNIHIDDISDLYVESLSYPKEKIEGKIFNCGYENHTVLEIANMVKNVVGREDTKLEVQDSNDKRSYSISSKKIKKELGFSPERNISQAIEDLKKAFEIGLIKDALNNPIYYNIKTMLLANMK; this is encoded by the coding sequence ATTGCTAAAGAAATAAGAAATGTTTTAGTTACTGGTGGCGCTGGATATGTTGGGGCCGTTCTTGTTCCAAAACTTTTAAGCGCTGGATATCATGTGAAGGTTTTAGATCTTTATATGTACGGAGAAGATGTTTTGAGCGCTGTTAAAGGACATCCTAATCTTATCGAAATTAAAGGGGATATTCGAGATACGCTTCTTTTAGAAAAAGAAATGCCGCAAACGGATGCGATTATTCATCTTGCTTGTATTTCGAATGATCCAAGTTATGAACTTAATCCAGATTTATCGAAGACGATTAATTATGATGCATTTTTGCCACTTGTTGACATTTCAAAAAGAAACAATGTTAAGCGTTTCATTTTTGCATCAAGCTCAAGTGTTTATGGAGTCAAGGAAGATCCGAATGTCACAGAAGAGCTTTCTTTAGATCCTCTAACGGATTATTCAAAATATAAGGCATTATGCGAAGATTATCTTTTAAAGCAGCAAAGCGAGAATTTTACAACGCTTATCCTGAGGCCTGCAACCGTTTGTGGGTATTCACCAAGATTACGGTTAGACTTAACTGTTAATATTTTAACAACGCATGCAATTTGTAATAATAAAATTATTGTTTTCGGTGGAGATCAAAAAAGACCGAATATTCATATTGATGATATTTCTGATTTATATGTTGAGTCTTTAAGTTATCCAAAAGAAAAAATAGAAGGAAAGATTTTTAACTGCGGATATGAAAATCATACTGTTCTAGAAATTGCGAATATGGTCAAAAATGTTGTTGGCAGGGAAGATACGAAACTCGAGGTTCAGGATTCCAATGATAAACGGTCGTATAGCATTTCGTCTAAAAAAATAAAAAAAGAGCTAGGGTTTTCTCCTGAGCGAAATATTTCACAAGCTATTGAAGACTTAAAAAAAGCATTTGAAATCGGATTAATCAAAGATGCGTTGAACAATCCAATTTATTACAATATTAAAACAATGCTTTTGGCGAACATGAAATAA
- a CDS encoding radical SAM protein, protein MSTNPYSHLKILWHLDKLQDLKSGRITSPIYIRIKPTNRCNHRCFYCSYADKELKLRESVKSFDEMPWKTLKGVILDLASMGVKAVTFSGGGEPLSYPFIEDAFRLVLKKKIELSLITNGQLLLGKVADLLCSAKWVRISMDSCDPEVFARTRGISKKSFDIIASNIKKFSKKKNKSCELGINFVVTHENANQVYDMAKFVKGLGVNHIKYTARITKNLFRYHAPFKDSVIKQIHKAQKCFEGSRFKIINKYEDDFSLSMKLKRTYSFCPMVQVLSVVAADSKVYLCHDKAYVPGGAIGDLKKKTFKEIWLSPKTKKLFQSFDPKKECRHHCVYDERNIFINELIGDPDDHINFI, encoded by the coding sequence ATGAGCACTAATCCTTATAGTCATTTAAAAATTCTTTGGCATCTTGATAAACTTCAAGATTTAAAGAGTGGAAGAATAACATCTCCGATTTACATCAGAATAAAGCCAACGAATCGTTGTAATCATCGATGTTTTTATTGTAGTTATGCGGATAAAGAATTAAAACTGAGAGAGTCTGTTAAATCTTTTGATGAGATGCCCTGGAAGACTCTTAAAGGAGTTATTTTGGACTTAGCCAGTATGGGTGTTAAGGCTGTTACTTTTAGCGGAGGAGGAGAGCCTCTGTCCTATCCTTTTATAGAAGATGCTTTTCGGTTAGTTTTAAAAAAGAAAATAGAGCTGTCGCTTATTACTAACGGGCAGTTACTTTTGGGAAAGGTTGCTGATCTCTTGTGTTCAGCAAAATGGGTTAGAATTTCGATGGACAGTTGTGATCCTGAAGTTTTTGCACGGACTCGCGGGATTTCAAAAAAAAGCTTTGATATTATTGCATCAAATATTAAGAAATTTTCAAAGAAAAAGAATAAAAGCTGTGAGCTTGGTATTAATTTTGTTGTGACGCATGAGAATGCAAATCAGGTTTATGATATGGCAAAATTTGTAAAAGGGTTAGGCGTTAATCATATAAAATATACAGCTCGAATTACAAAGAATCTATTTCGTTATCATGCGCCGTTTAAAGATTCTGTTATTAAACAAATTCATAAAGCACAAAAATGTTTTGAAGGTTCTCGGTTTAAAATTATTAATAAGTATGAAGATGATTTTTCTCTTTCCATGAAACTTAAGAGAACATATTCTTTTTGTCCGATGGTACAGGTTTTAAGCGTTGTTGCGGCAGATTCAAAGGTTTATCTTTGCCATGACAAGGCCTATGTTCCTGGCGGGGCTATTGGTGATTTGAAGAAAAAAACGTTTAAAGAGATTTGGCTTTCTCCGAAAACAAAAAAGCTTTTTCAGTCTTTTGATCCAAAGAAAGAGTGTCGTCATCATTGTGTCTATGATGAGCGTAATATTTTTATTAATGAACTTATTGGAGATCCCGACGATCATATTAATTTTATTTGA
- a CDS encoding class I SAM-dependent methyltransferase, with amino-acid sequence MAEINLLKNYPVTKRNLDERIDVKTEEVCFVARQFGKDFFDGDRKYGYGGYSYHPRFWQPVVPDFQKHYDLSGSSSILDVGCGKGFMLYDFVQAIPGIKVEGIDISSYAIQNAKEEVKSFLKVANATSLPYEDNSFDLVVSINTVHNLDLEECQKAICEIHRVSKKNCFITVDAYRTSEEKKRMDAWNLTAKTYMSVDEWKEFFKQAGYQGDYFWFIP; translated from the coding sequence ATGGCAGAAATTAATTTATTAAAGAATTATCCAGTAACAAAGCGAAATCTAGATGAACGCATTGACGTTAAAACGGAAGAAGTTTGTTTTGTAGCTCGTCAGTTCGGTAAAGATTTCTTTGATGGGGACAGAAAATACGGTTATGGAGGATATTCTTATCATCCAAGATTTTGGCAACCTGTGGTTCCTGATTTTCAAAAGCATTATGATCTTTCCGGCTCTAGTAGTATTTTAGACGTTGGATGTGGAAAAGGTTTTATGCTGTATGATTTTGTGCAGGCAATACCTGGAATTAAAGTCGAGGGCATCGACATTTCTTCGTATGCGATTCAAAACGCAAAGGAAGAAGTAAAGTCATTTCTGAAAGTTGCTAATGCTACAAGTTTGCCGTATGAGGATAATTCATTTGATTTGGTAGTTTCGATCAACACTGTTCATAACCTTGATTTGGAAGAATGTCAGAAAGCCATTTGCGAAATTCACAGGGTTTCAAAGAAAAATTGTTTTATAACGGTGGATGCATATCGGACTTCGGAAGAAAAAAAGAGAATGGATGCTTGGAATTTAACAGCTAAAACATATATGTCGGTTGATGAATGGAAGGAGTTTTTTAAGCAAGCTGGATATCAAGGGGATTATTTTTGGTTTATTCCATAA